One segment of Deltaproteobacteria bacterium DNA contains the following:
- a CDS encoding glycosyltransferase, which yields MIDCSTSRRLQLLLPFRDAAAHLPTLVADLCAQTHRAFQLVAVDDGSRDGGGPLLSALAAEAGLDLLLLSPGALGLPGALQRGLEACSAPLVARVDADDRILPERLERQLRFFEGAPRSLTVLGCGVESFSEEAPIGEGFARYDAWLNGLLEHEAIAREAFVESPLAHPTVMFRREAILAVGGYRERGWPEDHDLWLRCLRAGQRLAKLPEVLVRWRDHPGRATRAHPRYRPEAFRACKVHHLLRGPLAGRSEVLVWGAGRFGKALSRDLEAGGVRTRLFVDVDPRKLKPDASPPILSFEALPPPGEAFLLAAVGSRGAREKIRAHLAAAGWREGPDYLAVA from the coding sequence GTGATTGACTGTAGTACATCGAGGAGGCTCCAGCTCCTCCTCCCCTTCCGGGACGCGGCGGCCCACCTGCCGACCCTGGTGGCCGACCTCTGCGCCCAGACCCACCGCGCCTTCCAGCTGGTGGCGGTGGACGACGGCTCCCGGGACGGGGGCGGCCCGCTGCTCTCGGCCCTCGCGGCCGAGGCCGGGCTCGACCTGCTCCTCCTCTCCCCCGGAGCGCTCGGCCTGCCGGGCGCCCTCCAGCGGGGCCTCGAGGCCTGCAGTGCCCCGCTCGTCGCCCGGGTGGACGCCGACGACCGCATCCTGCCCGAGCGCCTCGAGCGCCAGCTCCGCTTCTTCGAGGGCGCGCCGCGCTCGCTGACCGTGCTGGGCTGCGGCGTCGAGAGCTTCAGCGAGGAGGCCCCGATCGGCGAGGGCTTCGCCCGCTACGACGCCTGGCTCAACGGCCTGCTCGAGCACGAGGCCATCGCCCGGGAGGCCTTCGTCGAGAGCCCGCTGGCGCACCCCACGGTGATGTTCCGACGGGAGGCGATCCTCGCGGTGGGCGGCTACCGCGAGCGGGGCTGGCCCGAGGACCACGACCTCTGGCTGCGCTGCCTGCGCGCCGGGCAGCGGCTGGCGAAGCTGCCCGAGGTGCTCGTGCGCTGGCGGGATCACCCGGGCCGCGCCACCCGCGCCCACCCCCGCTACCGGCCCGAGGCCTTCCGGGCCTGCAAGGTGCACCACCTCCTGCGCGGCCCCCTGGCCGGGCGCTCCGAGGTCCTCGTGTGGGGCGCCGGCCGCTTCGGCAAGGCCCTCTCCCGCGACCTCGAGGCCGGGGGCGTGCGCACCCGCCTCTTCGTCGACGTCGATCCGCGCAAGCTCAAGCCCGACGCCTCGCCGCCGATCCTCTCCTTCGAAGCGCTGCCCCCGCCCGGCGAGGCCTTCCTGCTCGCCGCGGTGGGCAGCCGCGGCGCCCGGGAGAAGATCCGCGCCCACCTCGCCGCTGCCGGCTGGCGCGAGGGCCCCGACTACCTGGCGGTGGCCTGA
- a CDS encoding DUF47 family protein, whose product MAIVFRRTRQLEAQFDNFLDRVLTGGLLFRQGVEHYLQHRFEECRHSIEQLDKVEGEADTLRRDIEASLYTETLIPESRGDVLGLLEATDGVLNRAEELLDRFAAEHPEIPVELHEKLIALAASSANAMEALVGALRAYFRDPAAVRDHITKVLFYEQEADDTGKAIVKTLFDSDIELARKLHIRFFVEQMLSVSDRAEDVTDRLSIAVIKRYD is encoded by the coding sequence ATGGCCATCGTCTTCCGCAGGACCCGACAGCTCGAGGCGCAGTTCGACAACTTCCTCGATCGTGTGCTCACCGGCGGGCTGCTCTTCCGGCAGGGCGTCGAGCACTACCTCCAGCATCGCTTCGAGGAGTGCCGGCACAGCATCGAGCAGCTCGACAAGGTCGAGGGCGAGGCGGACACCCTGCGCCGCGACATCGAGGCGAGCCTCTACACCGAGACCCTGATCCCCGAGTCCCGGGGCGACGTGCTCGGCCTCCTCGAGGCCACCGATGGGGTGCTCAACCGGGCCGAGGAGCTCCTCGACCGCTTCGCCGCCGAGCACCCGGAGATCCCCGTCGAGCTGCACGAGAAGCTGATCGCCCTGGCGGCCTCCTCGGCCAACGCGATGGAGGCGCTGGTCGGCGCCCTGCGGGCCTACTTCCGCGACCCGGCCGCGGTCCGGGACCACATCACCAAGGTCCTCTTCTACGAGCAGGAGGCGGACGACACGGGCAAGGCCATCGTGAAGACCCTCTTCGACTCCGACATCGAGCTGGCGAGGAAGCTCCACATCCGCTTCTTCGTCGAGCAGATGCTCTCGGTCTCCGACCGGGCCGAGGACGTCACCGATCGACTCTCGATCGCCGTGATCAAGCGATACGACTGA
- a CDS encoding cation:proton antiporter has product MRHPALLALLLALPTPALASGGGEGSLTHRMMELAFQIGVILFAARLGGWLMKKIDMPSVLGELMMGIVIGPYLLGGLHLPGFAGGLFPLPPSGFPVSPELYGIATLASIILLFHAGLETDLPLFLRFSAKGAVIGVGGVVASFAAGAWAGTLFTEQPLHAPVNLFLGVISTATSVGITARILSDQRRMDSPEGVTILAAAVIDDVLGIIVLAIVLGIVSVLSAGGGSVDWGAIGGIAFKAVGVWLGFTALGLIFARKIGKALRIFGSQTSIAVMSLGLALLLSGIFEMAGLAMIIGAYVMGLSLSRTDLSFVIQDKLHPLQEFFVPVFFCVMGMLVNVNDFLRPEVLLAGLLFSVVGIVSKLAGCGLPSLAMNFNLLGATRIGVGMVPRGEVALIMAGIGIAAGILDSTQFGVAVFMTLVSTLVPPPILTALLRSERRGTRTEMRGSSLVVNDFAFPSPEMKLLALSKVGAALRAEGFYIHNMELDHPVHQARKESVFFTFHEYEENFEVVCDPQDVHYLKTVVYEALLALNNTVEKLRTLARPETMKKELAEIDEGKVRGNFFKLIPEGCISLALKGETKQEIIEELIGMLAADGRVEDVEDCVGAVMEREASMSTGMQHGIAIPHGKSNGVKELMVAIGIKQEGVDFDSVDGEPSRVFFLTLSPRNATGAHIQFLSSLSVILSQPELVQTLLACEGANEIKDLLVRAARSNRQKQASTPPEA; this is encoded by the coding sequence ATGAGACACCCCGCCCTCCTCGCTCTCCTCCTCGCCCTCCCCACCCCCGCGCTCGCCTCTGGAGGCGGTGAGGGCTCGCTGACCCACCGGATGATGGAGCTGGCGTTCCAGATCGGCGTCATCCTCTTCGCGGCACGCCTCGGCGGCTGGCTGATGAAGAAGATCGACATGCCCTCGGTGCTCGGCGAGCTGATGATGGGCATCGTCATCGGCCCCTACCTCCTGGGCGGCCTCCACCTTCCCGGCTTCGCGGGCGGCCTCTTCCCCCTGCCCCCTTCCGGCTTCCCGGTCTCCCCCGAGCTCTACGGCATCGCCACCCTCGCCTCGATCATCCTGCTCTTCCACGCCGGCCTCGAGACCGACCTGCCCCTCTTCCTGCGCTTCTCGGCCAAGGGCGCGGTCATCGGGGTGGGCGGCGTCGTCGCCTCCTTCGCGGCCGGAGCCTGGGCCGGCACGCTCTTCACCGAGCAGCCGCTCCACGCCCCGGTGAACCTCTTCCTCGGCGTGATCAGCACCGCCACCTCGGTGGGGATCACCGCCCGGATCCTCTCGGACCAGCGCCGGATGGACTCCCCCGAGGGCGTGACCATCCTCGCCGCCGCGGTGATCGACGACGTGCTGGGCATCATCGTCCTGGCCATCGTCCTGGGCATCGTCTCGGTGCTCTCGGCCGGCGGCGGCTCGGTGGACTGGGGCGCCATCGGCGGCATCGCCTTCAAGGCGGTCGGCGTCTGGCTGGGCTTCACCGCCCTCGGCCTGATCTTCGCCCGGAAGATCGGCAAGGCGCTGCGGATCTTCGGCAGCCAGACCTCCATCGCGGTGATGAGCCTCGGCCTGGCCCTGCTCCTCTCCGGCATCTTCGAGATGGCCGGCCTCGCCATGATCATCGGCGCCTACGTGATGGGGCTCTCCCTCTCGCGGACGGATCTCTCCTTCGTGATCCAGGACAAGCTCCACCCCCTGCAGGAGTTCTTCGTGCCCGTCTTCTTCTGCGTGATGGGCATGCTGGTGAACGTGAACGACTTCCTGCGCCCCGAGGTGCTGCTGGCCGGGCTGCTCTTCAGCGTGGTCGGCATCGTCTCCAAGCTGGCGGGCTGTGGGCTCCCCTCCCTGGCGATGAACTTCAACCTCCTCGGCGCCACCCGGATCGGGGTGGGCATGGTGCCCCGGGGCGAGGTCGCCCTGATCATGGCCGGCATCGGCATCGCCGCGGGCATCCTCGACTCCACCCAGTTCGGGGTCGCGGTCTTCATGACCCTCGTCTCCACCCTGGTGCCCCCCCCGATCCTCACCGCCCTCCTGCGCTCCGAGCGCCGGGGCACGCGCACCGAGATGCGGGGCTCGAGCCTGGTGGTCAACGACTTCGCCTTCCCCTCTCCGGAGATGAAGCTGCTGGCGCTCTCCAAGGTGGGCGCGGCGCTGCGGGCCGAGGGCTTCTACATCCACAACATGGAGCTCGACCACCCCGTCCACCAGGCCCGCAAGGAGTCGGTCTTCTTCACCTTCCACGAGTACGAAGAGAACTTCGAGGTGGTCTGCGATCCTCAGGACGTCCACTACCTGAAGACGGTGGTCTACGAGGCCCTCCTCGCCCTGAACAACACGGTGGAGAAGCTGCGCACCCTGGCCCGGCCCGAGACCATGAAGAAGGAGCTCGCCGAGATCGACGAGGGCAAGGTGCGGGGCAACTTCTTCAAGCTGATCCCCGAGGGGTGCATCTCCCTGGCCCTGAAGGGGGAGACGAAGCAGGAGATCATCGAGGAGCTCATCGGCATGCTGGCCGCCGACGGCCGGGTCGAGGACGTCGAGGACTGCGTCGGGGCGGTGATGGAGCGCGAGGCCTCCATGAGCACCGGCATGCAGCACGGCATCGCCATCCCCCACGGCAAGTCGAACGGCGTGAAGGAGCTGATGGTGGCCATCGGCATCAAGCAGGAGGGCGTGGACTTCGACTCGGTCGACGGCGAGCCCTCCCGGGTCTTCTTCCTCACCCTCTCGCCCCGGAACGCCACCGGGGCCCACATCCAGTTCCTCTCCTCGTTGAGCGTCATCCTGAGCCAGCCCGAGCTGGTGCAGACCCTGCTCGCCTGCGAGGGCGCCAACGAGATCAAGGACCTGCTGGTCCGGGCGGCCAGGAGCAACCGCCAGAAGCAGGCCTCGACCCCGCCCGAGGCCTGA
- a CDS encoding prolyl oligopeptidase family serine peptidase: protein MKTPSLLLALALFLTACSGAPEKPEAPIEAPAEAAPAAEPEAPPAPAYPETRKAPVSDTYHGVTVTEDYRWLEDASQPEVMTWVEAQNAFTREKLDALPGVPVLRERIGALMRGKRTQYGGLAFAGGHLFSFKVEPPKQQAFIVVTDDWNDSSAERVVVDPNVLDPSGGTSIDWFFPSHDGKLLAVSLAKGGTEKGDLHVFETATGKQVHEVIPGVNGGTAGGSVAWAPDDRGFYYTRYPRGDERPEDEKAFWVQVYFHRLGTPTEKDRYELGKDFPKIAEIDLRVDRRSGRVLCTVQNGDGGEFSLHLREKKGKWRTFSTFGDGLVQAVFGLKDDLYLVSLKGSPRGRLLRMPIKSLDPAKAVELLPEGEDTLVPSFWGTPSIVLTKSRLYATYQLGGPSQIRVFDHRGKALPTPEQLPVASVGDLTPVNAAKGDDLFFSARSFLEPTTVFHLDGKSGKTAATALRAVNPASYEGVEVIRELATSKDGTKVPVNILAPKGIELDGSHPLILYGYGGYGVNMEPYSSTTNSVFLENGILYAVANIRGGGEFGEAWHRQGNLENKQNVFDDFEAVARHLVTRGYTSSERLGIRGGSNGGLLMGATITQHPELARVCVSHVGIYDMLRVELHPNGAFNVTEFGTVKDEGQFRALHAYSPYHRVVDGTAYPATLLLTGMNDPRVDALNSRKMAARLQAATAGDAPILLRTSLDTGHGMGTPLDEQIAQYVDEFAFFFAHLGVEPKTP, encoded by the coding sequence ATGAAGACCCCATCGCTCCTCCTCGCGCTCGCTCTTTTCCTGACCGCCTGCAGCGGTGCTCCCGAGAAGCCGGAGGCGCCGATCGAGGCGCCGGCCGAGGCCGCCCCGGCCGCCGAGCCGGAGGCCCCGCCCGCCCCGGCCTACCCCGAGACCCGCAAGGCGCCGGTGAGCGACACCTACCACGGCGTCACCGTCACCGAGGACTACCGCTGGCTGGAGGACGCCTCCCAGCCGGAGGTGATGACGTGGGTCGAGGCGCAGAACGCCTTCACCCGCGAGAAGCTCGACGCCCTGCCCGGCGTGCCCGTGCTGCGAGAGCGGATCGGCGCCCTGATGCGCGGCAAGCGCACCCAGTACGGCGGCCTCGCCTTCGCCGGTGGGCACCTCTTCTCCTTCAAGGTCGAGCCGCCGAAGCAGCAGGCCTTCATCGTGGTCACCGACGACTGGAACGACTCCAGCGCCGAGCGGGTGGTGGTGGACCCCAACGTCCTCGATCCGAGCGGCGGCACCTCCATCGACTGGTTCTTCCCCTCCCACGACGGCAAGCTCCTCGCGGTCTCCCTGGCGAAGGGCGGCACCGAGAAGGGCGACCTCCACGTCTTCGAGACCGCGACCGGCAAGCAGGTCCACGAGGTGATCCCCGGCGTGAACGGCGGCACCGCCGGCGGCAGCGTCGCCTGGGCGCCCGACGATCGCGGCTTCTACTACACGCGCTATCCGCGCGGCGACGAGCGCCCGGAGGACGAGAAGGCCTTCTGGGTGCAGGTCTACTTCCACCGCCTCGGCACGCCGACCGAGAAGGATCGCTACGAGCTCGGCAAGGACTTCCCCAAGATCGCCGAGATCGATCTGCGGGTGGATCGCCGCTCGGGCCGAGTGCTCTGCACGGTGCAGAACGGTGACGGCGGCGAGTTCTCCCTCCACCTCCGGGAGAAGAAGGGCAAGTGGCGGACCTTCAGCACCTTCGGCGACGGACTGGTGCAGGCCGTCTTCGGCCTGAAGGACGACCTCTACCTGGTCTCCCTGAAGGGCTCGCCTCGCGGACGCCTCCTTCGGATGCCGATCAAGAGCCTGGATCCGGCGAAGGCCGTGGAGCTCCTCCCCGAGGGCGAGGACACCCTGGTGCCCAGCTTCTGGGGCACCCCCTCGATCGTCCTGACCAAGAGCCGCCTCTACGCCACCTACCAGCTCGGCGGCCCCTCCCAGATCCGGGTCTTCGATCACCGGGGCAAGGCCCTGCCCACGCCGGAGCAGCTGCCGGTCGCCTCGGTGGGCGACCTGACCCCGGTGAACGCGGCGAAGGGCGACGACCTCTTCTTCTCCGCTCGCTCCTTCCTCGAGCCCACCACCGTCTTCCACCTCGACGGCAAGAGCGGGAAGACGGCGGCCACCGCGCTGCGGGCAGTCAACCCCGCCAGCTACGAGGGCGTCGAGGTGATCCGGGAGCTCGCCACCTCGAAGGACGGCACGAAGGTGCCGGTGAACATCCTCGCCCCGAAGGGCATCGAGCTCGACGGCTCGCATCCGCTGATCCTCTATGGCTACGGCGGCTACGGGGTGAACATGGAGCCCTACTCCAGCACCACCAACAGCGTCTTCCTCGAGAACGGCATCCTCTACGCCGTCGCCAACATCCGCGGCGGCGGCGAGTTCGGCGAGGCCTGGCACCGGCAGGGCAACCTCGAGAACAAGCAGAACGTCTTCGACGACTTCGAGGCGGTGGCCCGGCACCTCGTCACCCGCGGCTACACCTCCTCCGAGCGCCTGGGCATCCGCGGCGGCAGCAACGGCGGCCTGCTGATGGGCGCGACGATCACCCAGCACCCGGAGCTCGCCCGGGTGTGCGTCTCCCACGTCGGCATCTACGACATGCTGCGGGTCGAGCTGCACCCCAACGGCGCCTTCAACGTCACCGAGTTCGGCACGGTGAAGGACGAGGGTCAGTTCCGGGCCCTCCACGCCTACTCGCCCTACCACCGGGTGGTGGACGGCACGGCCTACCCGGCCACCCTGCTGCTCACCGGGATGAACGATCCCCGGGTCGACGCCCTGAACTCCCGCAAGATGGCGGCGCGCCTGCAGGCCGCCACCGCGGGCGACGCGCCGATCCTGCTGCGCACCAGCCTCGACACCGGGCACGGCATGGGCACCCCCCTCGACGAGCAGATCGCCCAGTACGTCGACGAGTTCGCCTTCTTCTTCGCCCACCTCGGCGTCGAGCCGAAGACTCCCTAG
- a CDS encoding inorganic phosphate transporter, translating into MIWFFLSSGLFLGWSLGANDAANIFGTAVGTRMVRFRTAAIVTCVFVTLGAVISGAGASHTLGKLGAVNALAGSFTVALAAGATVAWMTRARLPVSTSQAIVGAIVGWNLFTGSSTEWSTFSKIVSTWIICPVLAAVFSYLIYGVSLRVLRRVHVHLLKEDALVRWSLVVAGAFGAYSLGANNIANVMGVFVPARPIDDLSFGDFTFTGTQSLFALGAIAIGFGVVTYSRQVMSTVGSDLLKLSPVAALVVVVSQSLVLFLFASRELEAFLAGHGLPTIPLVPVSSSQAVIGAVIGIGFTKGIRNLDLKVLGRIASGWITTPFFAGLLSFVALFFVQNVFQQQVVTPAPEPGAAVVSVEHEAQEAVVVPPAPEVEPQAEPEEEAVAEPAPEAEADAEAEAEAEAEAEAEAEEPGD; encoded by the coding sequence ATGATCTGGTTCTTCCTCTCGAGCGGGCTCTTCCTGGGGTGGTCCCTGGGAGCCAACGACGCCGCCAACATCTTCGGCACCGCCGTGGGGACGCGGATGGTGCGCTTCCGCACCGCTGCCATCGTGACCTGCGTCTTCGTCACCCTCGGGGCGGTGATCAGCGGCGCGGGCGCGAGCCACACCCTGGGCAAGCTCGGCGCGGTCAACGCCCTGGCGGGCTCCTTCACCGTCGCGCTGGCGGCCGGCGCCACCGTCGCCTGGATGACCCGCGCGAGGCTGCCGGTCTCGACCTCCCAGGCGATCGTCGGCGCCATCGTCGGGTGGAACCTCTTCACCGGCTCGTCCACCGAGTGGAGCACCTTCTCGAAGATCGTCTCGACCTGGATCATCTGCCCGGTCCTGGCGGCGGTCTTCTCCTACCTGATCTACGGGGTGAGCCTGCGGGTGCTGCGCCGGGTGCACGTGCACCTCCTCAAGGAAGACGCCCTCGTCCGCTGGAGCCTGGTCGTGGCGGGGGCCTTCGGCGCCTACAGCCTGGGGGCGAACAACATCGCCAACGTGATGGGCGTCTTCGTCCCGGCGAGGCCCATCGACGACCTGAGCTTCGGGGACTTCACCTTCACCGGGACCCAGTCGCTCTTCGCGCTGGGGGCGATCGCCATCGGCTTCGGCGTGGTGACCTACTCGCGGCAGGTCATGTCGACGGTGGGCAGCGACCTGCTCAAGCTCTCGCCGGTCGCGGCCCTGGTGGTGGTGGTCTCCCAGTCCCTGGTGCTCTTCCTCTTCGCCTCCCGCGAGCTCGAGGCCTTCCTCGCCGGCCACGGCCTGCCGACCATCCCCCTGGTCCCGGTCTCCAGCTCCCAGGCGGTGATCGGCGCGGTGATCGGCATCGGCTTCACCAAGGGGATCCGGAACCTCGACTTGAAGGTGCTCGGCCGGATCGCCTCCGGCTGGATCACCACCCCGTTCTTCGCCGGCCTGCTCTCCTTCGTGGCCCTCTTCTTCGTGCAGAACGTCTTCCAGCAGCAGGTCGTGACCCCGGCTCCGGAGCCGGGCGCCGCCGTGGTGTCGGTGGAGCACGAGGCGCAGGAGGCCGTCGTGGTCCCACCCGCGCCGGAGGTCGAGCCGCAGGCCGAGCCTGAGGAGGAGGCCGTGGCCGAGCCTGCGCCGGAGGCTGAGGCTGACGCTGAGGCTGAGGCTGAGGCTGAGGCTGAGGCTGAGGCTGAGGCCGAGGAGCCGGGGGACTAG